A stretch of Microcoleus sp. FACHB-68 DNA encodes these proteins:
- the sfsA gene encoding DNA/RNA nuclease SfsA, whose translation MMSDWLYQYPPLYPGILLKRYKRFFADIELASGEVITAHCPNTGPMTGVCTIGANVQVSYSDNPKRKLAYTWEMIEVCDTEPTWVGINTALPNRVIKLALEKRLFPQLGNYERIQGEVPYGLEKNSRVDFVLFQSLEQSYNSVQVKAGLNSTISQSNLLPQDGELISPTYLNKLNNVCASLTSASLLPKYSFNEKELTLPPRTIYLEVKNTTFTNGKLALFPDTVTERGQKHLRELMALLPAIRPVMLYFINRGDCTSFAPGDNTDPVYGKLLREAVAKSLEILPCRFEVTPVGIRYLGLAKFEVSES comes from the coding sequence ATGATGTCCGATTGGCTTTATCAATATCCACCTCTCTACCCAGGCATTTTGCTCAAGCGTTATAAGCGGTTCTTTGCAGATATTGAACTGGCTTCAGGGGAGGTGATTACGGCACATTGTCCCAACACCGGCCCGATGACTGGTGTCTGCACAATTGGCGCAAACGTGCAAGTCTCTTACAGTGACAATCCTAAGCGTAAGCTGGCTTATACCTGGGAGATGATAGAAGTTTGCGACACCGAACCAACTTGGGTGGGAATTAATACGGCGCTGCCGAACCGAGTCATCAAGCTAGCGTTGGAGAAGCGACTTTTCCCCCAGTTAGGCAATTATGAGCGAATTCAGGGTGAGGTGCCTTATGGTTTGGAAAAGAACAGTCGGGTGGATTTTGTGTTATTTCAATCTCTCGAACAAAGCTACAACTCTGTTCAAGTTAAAGCAGGTTTAAATTCTACCATTTCCCAAAGCAATTTATTGCCACAAGACGGGGAACTAATATCACCTACTTACCTGAATAAATTAAATAACGTTTGTGCTTCTCTCACCTCCGCTTCTCTTCTTCCAAAGTATTCTTTTAATGAAAAGGAATTAACCCTCCCACCTCGCACGATTTATTTAGAAGTGAAAAATACGACATTTACAAATGGCAAATTAGCGCTATTTCCAGATACAGTCACAGAACGAGGACAGAAGCACCTGCGGGAGTTAATGGCGTTATTGCCGGCTATTCGTCCGGTCATGCTTTATTTTATCAATCGCGGTGATTGCACCAGCTTTGCGCCTGGAGATAATACCGATCCGGTTTATGGAAAGCTGTTGCGAGAGGCTGTTGCCAAGAGTTTGGAGATATTGCCTTGCCGGTTTGAAGTGACGCCGGTGGGGATTCGCTATTTGGGTTTGGCTAAGTTTGAGGTGTCAGAAAGTTAG
- a CDS encoding 3-isopropylmalate dehydratase: MSAMLCLRELHRHECKPAASCAGVPSSSICLHSRSRVECKVKTLNSRGKTGILIMGKVIRGLIFVLDDNIDTDQIIPAEYLTLVPSKPDEYEKLGSYALIGLPDRYGKFIDPGEIKTRYPIIIAGENFGCGSSREHAPIALGAAGVEAVIALSYARIFFRNCSATGELYPWESVERLCDQFETGQEVTIDFEQNRLVNHTLDKTYDLKPLGEVGPVIDAGGIFAYARQTGMIAAKQSR, translated from the coding sequence ATGTCAGCGATGCTTTGCCTACGCGAGTTGCACCGGCATGAGTGCAAGCCGGCAGCAAGTTGTGCCGGTGTTCCCTCAAGCAGCATCTGCCTCCATTCCCGAAGCAGGGTAGAATGCAAGGTGAAAACCTTAAACAGCCGAGGCAAAACAGGGATCTTAATCATGGGCAAAGTGATTCGCGGCCTCATCTTTGTGCTAGATGACAACATTGATACCGATCAAATTATTCCGGCTGAATACCTCACGCTAGTTCCCTCTAAACCGGACGAGTATGAAAAACTGGGTAGCTATGCCTTAATTGGCTTACCAGACCGCTACGGCAAGTTTATCGATCCGGGTGAGATAAAGACCCGTTACCCCATTATTATTGCCGGCGAAAATTTCGGCTGCGGTTCCTCACGAGAACACGCACCCATTGCTTTAGGCGCTGCCGGTGTCGAGGCTGTGATCGCCCTTTCCTACGCTCGCATCTTTTTCCGCAACTGCTCAGCCACCGGCGAACTCTACCCTTGGGAATCCGTTGAGCGGCTGTGCGATCAGTTTGAAACCGGCCAAGAAGTTACCATTGACTTTGAACAAAACCGGCTGGTGAATCACACGCTGGATAAAACCTACGACCTCAAGCCACTGGGAGAAGTTGGCCCCGTCATTGATGCCGGCGGCATTTTTGCTTACGCCCGTCAAACCGGCATGATTGCTGCCAAGCAATCCCGCTGA
- a CDS encoding polysaccharide deacetylase family protein — MTIRVSFSGVQKTCLALVAAAGSFVASALMPVDPPSEPATLNLTNLFKPAIKLDLEFSRVKAAANQRVEQWRNSITQGEDEEKKSFFFSSPASFHGKIVQQAELAGQEKVIALTFDDGPWIGTTEKVLNILNQYQVKATFFWIGKHLKLYPHIAKKVVAEGHAIGNHTWHHPYRVNTFQATREIEDTATLIYQVTGVKTSLFRPPGGVLNNGLAAYAQQQKYTVMMWSADSRDWNTGISTSTIIDNVLRNARSGGIVLLHDGGGNRWQTVEALPVIIAEFKNRGYKFVTVPELLQMEENENKLQSK; from the coding sequence GTGACCATTCGTGTTTCGTTCTCTGGGGTTCAAAAAACTTGCCTTGCTTTAGTTGCCGCCGCCGGCAGTTTTGTTGCTAGTGCTCTCATGCCGGTTGATCCCCCTTCAGAACCGGCAACTTTAAATCTAACAAACTTATTCAAGCCGGCAATTAAATTAGATTTAGAGTTTTCCCGTGTAAAAGCAGCCGCGAATCAGCGGGTTGAACAATGGAGAAATTCGATCACTCAAGGGGAAGATGAAGAAAAGAAAAGTTTTTTCTTTTCGTCCCCGGCAAGTTTTCATGGGAAAATTGTCCAGCAGGCAGAATTAGCCGGCCAGGAAAAAGTTATTGCCCTAACATTTGATGATGGCCCTTGGATAGGAACCACAGAAAAGGTATTAAATATACTTAATCAATATCAAGTTAAAGCAACCTTTTTTTGGATCGGGAAACATCTCAAACTTTACCCACATATTGCAAAAAAAGTTGTAGCGGAAGGTCACGCAATTGGCAACCATACTTGGCATCATCCCTACCGCGTAAATACATTCCAAGCGACTAGAGAAATTGAAGACACAGCCACACTCATTTATCAAGTCACAGGCGTAAAAACTTCTTTATTTCGCCCGCCTGGAGGTGTGCTAAATAATGGCTTAGCCGCTTACGCTCAACAACAGAAATATACTGTTATGATGTGGTCTGCTGATTCTAGAGACTGGAACACCGGCATATCAACATCAACGATTATTGACAATGTTCTGCGTAATGCCAGATCGGGGGGAATTGTGCTGCTGCATGATGGGGGAGGCAATCGCTGGCAAACAGTTGAAGCGTTGCCGGTGATTATTGCAGAATTCAAAAATCGTGGCTACAAATTTGTGACGGTGCCAGAGTTGCTACAAATGGAGGAAAATGAAAATAAACTTCAATCGAAATAG